One genomic window of Melitaea cinxia chromosome 10, ilMelCinx1.1, whole genome shotgun sequence includes the following:
- the LOC123657020 gene encoding UDP-N-acetylglucosamine transferase subunit ALG14 homolog, giving the protein MLKPLLVYIFKMEIIMHIAMVTTAAFIIRVFYVFYEILRSGCQLVSKNKSIKTVYCIGSGGHTTELLRLMSYLDSKKFHPRLYILAKNDISSEVKIQEVENDSSNYSVYRIPRSRNVKQSYVSSIFTTIYATMCTVPALCRFKPDVIFCNGPGTCVPVCLVAFLLRCMFILDCRIVFIESVCRVRTLSLSGKILQFFADVFIIQWPQLKHACFRARYFGRLT; this is encoded by the coding sequence ATGCTTAAGCCATTGTTGgtgtacatttttaaaatggaAATTATCATGCATATTGCAATGGTTACAACGGCGGCATTTATAATCAgagtattttatgttttttatgaaatacttAGAAGTGGTTGCCAATTAGTTAGTAAAAATAAGTCCATAAAAACTGTATATTGCATTGGGTCTGGTGGTCATACAACAGAACTATTAAGACTCATGTCTTACTTAGATTCGAAGAAATTTCATCCACGATTATACATTCTGGCCAAAAACGATATCAGTAGTGAAGTGAAAATACAAGAAGTAGAGAACGATTCATCTAATTATTCAGTGTACAGAATACCTAGAAGTAGAAATGTAAAGCAATCATATGTCTCATCtatatttacaacaatttatGCAACAATGTGTACTGTGCCTGCTTTGTGTCGTTTCAAACCAGATGTTATATTTTGCAATGGCCCTGGTACATGTGTACCAGTTTGTTTGGTCGCCTTCCTTCTCAGATGTATGTTTATATTGGACTGTAGAATAGTATTCATTGAAAGTGTATGTAGAGTCAGAACATTGTCTTTATCTGGtaaaattttacagttttttgcTGATGTCTTCATAATTCAATGGCCACAGCTAAAGCATGCATGTTTCAGGGCCAGATACTTTGGTAGATTAACATAG
- the LOC123657021 gene encoding uncharacterized protein LOC123657021 produces the protein MATVFDSPFIRQRLHRLRNRDFDLDEDQRFGRCDCTSYSYFVLSMVLFSVGTVITVLALGAADGYILSNLGHMWLVGPIFICSGMMVAVKSMLYLRRKSVIQMLLHQRAIIRDMASAQAEQAYGVPRNASSVTLPPAYDALISSASCSKPETSSSEPPPPTYDEAMYLLDEKYHLGNKNDDQAKQETSSETNSNNDVGKP, from the exons atggcTACCGTTTTTGATAGTCCCTTTATTCGACAACGTTTACATCGTCTACGAAACCGTGACTTCGATTTGGATGAAGACCAGAGATTTGGTAGATGTGATTGTACGAGTTATTCCTACTTTGTACTTTCCATGGTGTTATTTTCAGTTGGTACTGTTATAACGGTATTAGCTTTGGGGGCCGCTGAtggatatattttaagtaatttggGACACATGTGGCTTGTGGGACCTATATTTATATGTTCGGGAATGATGGTGGCCGTAAAGAGCATGTTGTATTTGAGGAGAAAAAGTGTCATCCAAATGCTTTTACATCAACGTGCAATTATTAGG gaCATGGCTAGCGCCCAGGCTGAACAAGCGTATGGAGTACCTCGTAATGCCTCAAGCGTAACCTTACCTCCTGCTTATGATGCCTTAATATCAAGTGCCTCGTGTAGCAAACCAGAAACTTCAAGTTCAGAACCCCCACCACCTACATATGATGAAGCAATGTATTTACTTGATGAGAAGTATCATTTAGGGAACAAAAATGATGACCAAGCTAAACAAGAGACAAGTAGTGAAACAAATTCCAATAATGATGTCGGAAAACcgtga